One genomic window of Elaeis guineensis isolate ETL-2024a chromosome 2, EG11, whole genome shotgun sequence includes the following:
- the LOC105033376 gene encoding uncharacterized protein, with protein MSPMATEVGALARILSGYKKEDREEKGERERGLVTLNLLGGGPIGVGSGDLDLDFRVSPPGFENRRDLLKPSPAPARRKLQDLNLPPAPGDGGDAPPLEDSASPDLDILTPPASSYPSICTVESVKSALERAEGESRDKARREGRMDGSPSSSSSSAATNSSMKRSVGEEREGGDEGLDGSDSSGGSLMAAGCPNCLLYVLVAKRDPRCPRCGSHVPAPAFYKRPRVHF; from the exons ATGTCTCCAATGGCGACCGAGGTGGGGGCTTTGGCGAGGATTCTTAGCGGGTACAAGAAAGAGGATAGGGAGGagaagggggagagggagaggggtctCGTCACCCTCAACCTCCTTGGCGGCGGTCCGATCGGAGTCGGATCCGGGGATTTGGATCTCGACTTCCGGGTTTCGCCCCCTGGCTTCGAGAACCGCCGCGATCTACTG AAGCCCAGCCCCGCTCCGGCACGCCGCAAGCTCCAGGACCTCAACCTCCCGCCGGCTCCCGGCGACGGCGGCGACGCCCCTCCGCTGGAAGACTCCGCCTCCCCGGACCTCGACATCTTGACTCCCCCCGCCTCGAGCTACCCCAGCATCTGCACCGTCGAGAGCGTGAAGTCCGCCCTTGAGCGGGCGGAGGGCGAATCTCGAGACAAGGCTCGTCGGGAGGGAAGAATGGACGGCTCTCCTTCGTCCTCGTCGTCGTCGGCGGCCACGAACTCATCGATGAAGCGGAGCGTTGGCGAGGAAAGAGAAGGAGGGGATGAGGGACTGGACGGCTCTGATTCGTCCGGTGGGTCTCTGATGGCCGCGGGTTGCCCCAACTGCCTCCTCTACGTGCTGGTGGCCAAGCGGGACCCACGCTGCCCACGGTGTGGCTCGCACGTGCCGGCCCCCGCATTTTACAAAAGGCCTAGGGTCCATTTTTAG